The following nucleotide sequence is from Acyrthosiphon pisum isolate AL4f chromosome A2, pea_aphid_22Mar2018_4r6ur, whole genome shotgun sequence.
gtaatattatatgagtttatttgttttaattatatttgtttaattagaaagaaaaaaaaaagaaaaatgaggACTCTAAAATTgattcaactaaaaataaaaaggtaggttaatataagaatttaaactTTTGGTAGTATTGTGCTCATATATAGGCAAagataaaagtattaaatataattttttaattccaaaacattttttcttcatAGCAAAATAGTTTGGAACCAGTTGTTTGTGGTAATTGGACAATTGATACTGCTTATATGAGATTACAACAATACATTCAATCTAATGACAAAGCAAATCTTAAGTCAAATATTGTAACTATTGGaaagtaaatttacttttagttaatttttttaaaattgtatgctattgcattatcaaatattaatttgttttaggaGTTTTGTTGTTAGCATGTCAATATTTATTGAGCaactaaataaaagtaaattaaacaatttaagtatacttaagtTCCattgtcttataaaataatttttaaatttagcaaTTTCTACTTGTGAAACCGGAAAATCAAAGAAAATAGTAATGCAAAAATGCAAACTTACTTTAGTTAATAATCTATGTAGATTAGGGCTAATTGAACCTTACTCAAGTGATAGAGTGAAAAAAGATAAACTAAATTGTATCCACAATTTGTTGAATGATgtcaatgttaataaaaaactgATGAAAGATTTATATGGCTTATTAAAAGATCTTAAGATTAAGCCAATGATTGAtgaggtaataattattacattttaattgtattcaaatttaatgtttgTCATCATCAatgattattttagaattatgctgggattttaaataatacaacattgCTTCTTGACAAAGTTGTTGAACCATTTGTACCTTTATATCAATTTAATGCTTCTAAAGTGGTACCATGGGGCCCTCCTCAGTCAAATTGGAATCCGTGGTTAGCTGTTAAGATTTATAATCCTGTAAGTGCTgtcaattttgataatttgttgttggtagtttttatatttactgagAAACAtacttagatatttttaacatattatttagcttacaaatgtattaaaacattttaaatattatatttatagaaatctttATTTGATATAAGTTGTAAGATAAAAAGagaatttgatgaaaaaaaacaatattcacttACATTTCAAAAAAGGATAAAAGACAGATCTAGTTTgccaatattcaaaaaaaaggatgctattttgaatttaattagaGACAATTCTGTAATTATTGTACACGGAGGTACTGGTTGTGGAAAAACCACACAGGTCAGTTAACTTAATGtcttgacatttttaatatctgtttttcacataattgttaaaacaaaGGTTTGTCAATTCATACTTGAAGAATTTATTGACGCAAATAAAGGAGCAAATTGTAACATTATCTGCACTCAACCAAGAAAGGTATCAGCAATCTCTATTGCAAACCGAGTGAGTTTTGAAAGAGCTGAAGCTATTGGGAAAAGTGTTGGATATACAGTTAGATTTGATAGTATGGTACCACAGTCTTTTGGAGCGATTTTATTCTGCACAGTTGGTAAATGATATTAAtcatattgcatattttaagcTTGAGTCCAAAACTAAAacacacttaaaaaaaacttgagtacttgtgcaatttaattttaattttacttttttaaatgtatattttaaaacaaaaaatgatctttattttttttaatattcaaattatacttaccattaaaattaaaacttcaaatataatatgcatttgaagCATAAATCTAAATATACGGATTATCACAatcataaaatgattttatttctaGTTAGATTTCAAAACTatctattatcaaaaaaaaaattttaaaaaaatttgctagttctaatattataagtatgttaagaaatattagtaaatttattattttatctttagaaATTTTGATACGGAAATTAAAGACTGGATTGTTTGGTGTAACACATGTTATTGTGGATGAGATACACGAACGGCGTGCTGGCTGTGAACTGTTGTTGATTATTCTGAAGGACATGGTGCAAAAATATCTAGATCTTAAAGTTATTCTCATGTCTGcaaatgctaatttaaatatattcagtaAATATTTCAACAACTGTCCAATTATTGACGTGGAAGGAAATTGCTACCCTGTAAAAGGTTAAggttacatattaaataatttaccttttGCAGCCATTTAGTAAATTtggttatttcataaaatagaaaccattttgttttcaaagtttttggtaaatttaatattttttattatttcattgtattaAAGAGTTGTGACTtgtaataaatatgtttgtacctggaaataataaatactaattataactGTTAAAAGGATACCAAACCCTCATTTGTTGTtcatcttacaagtgcataacatagacAATTTATGCTcagaagttaatattttaggtaaattTTTTAGCGAGTTTTACATGAATAAAATagcgaaatttaaaaatgctcatcactcacttaaaaactgaattgtcaaaaataaccaacttaaaacacagataatgttcatATCATTAAGTTTCATGATAGATTGTTTCATTctcatttttaaactaatgaaaCTAAACATGAACTACTGAACATAAGATATTTTCCATGTTATGCACTCGTAAGATGAGTTAACAAATGATGGGGGAGGGTCCTCTTATCCCTTTATCTGCTCCAAAAGTATTTATACATCTAAAACTTTTACACTATTCACTGATGCTCTAAACATACTATTGCttgcctatattttataatataatttgttggtaACTGTACAACCATAGGAAACCCTAGatctcattattttaaaattaaataattagatcaTATACCAAGATatcgaaatttaaataaaaaaaattctaaacattttattttatgtagcaTACATAGGTTACAGAGTACAAATAGTGTTCCAGTGAAAACATTAATACAatgttaaatgatttattatacattttttcaagatatatttttattaaaaattgttcaattttatttcaacttATTTGGTTGTAGATTTTTTCTTAGAAGATATTGTTCAAATGTTAGACTATAAACCATCTTTagaagaaattaaaatcactaagaaaaaaaatatacaaaccacaataaattgtaatttatcagTTTCTAATGAATATCCCCCAAAAGTTAAAGTTGCAGTTGCAAAGATCAGTGAGGaaagtcaacatttaaaaattattgaagtaaGATTTGTGTGTATTTTGTAAgtaactatttaaaactaattaataactattataattgtagCTGTTGTTGatacatattgaaaataatttaaaaataaaaggtgctgtcttaatatttttacctgGATGGGCTTGGATTTCAGAActcaataatcatttacaacagAATGAAACAATTGGTAAGTAGctttttttatgaatagtttatactacctatttatgtatgatgtaattaacaattaataatatttttttatgtattttatatttgaatgctTTGACCAGTGgcatatagaaattaatttggGGGGAgagctttaaaaataaaatttaattaatattataaattaatcgcTGTATTAAAATACCGTACTAACAATATATTTCGGGAAGGGAGGGGGTGTTAAACCCCCCacccctatatacgccactaaCTTTGAATATCAATAGCTaagtattaagaaatataagaaaaagttttatttattcagttaGTTATCTCTAGTGGCCCGATGTTGATGccaaatacaaattgtatatgttaatttataataacctaaatacttaaaaaccaCTCATAAAActgttaatacaattatttattgatttacaatttataaacatatgtgatacgtacaaataataaagttgtggttttttttttcgatttgtggaaaatataaaaatatcttctTCTTGAAGTTCCTATCCGTTTTGGATGTTGGAAACCATATTGAATATTGCTTCTCTTTCTAACGATGATCGATATAGTtcaattgttgttatatttaacctacttaaaataaaatacgacgGTACAGCCACATTTCCAATGTCTCAATTTTCTTACTTATCATCTCGTGCTATGAGTTTAGCGTACCTGGGGACCCAAGCTCTTACTGGCAGATAGCCTCAGGCGGGTGATTCCAGTTGGAAAAAGGTATTGTTGTTGTGGGGTGAAGTAACTCACTATATAATTGTCAATACTTTTAACATGCTGCCTTGCATGCTGAGAAGGGATCCACAAAGGATAGAAGAAGGCATCTCCGAATTTAAAACTTCATCAGGAAGACAACGAGAAACCACTTGATTATTTTTCCCTAGTAatcataatgaattaaaatataacaatgataaataaacAACTCATAATTTTTCTatcaatcgttaaaaaatatgtaaaaaatgcactaaaatttttaaatgaaaaattagttatatacatttgtattttattgaaacatattttaagctaGAAAAGCACTGTTCTCTATGTTGTTCCAAAATAATATGCAGAATTCATCAACATTTGGGcccaatttatttcatttatcatgcacataatttattaatttagatcTAATCATTAGTTTATGAATTGAATTTGATCTAGCTCAAAACTGTTCAATTTTGCTTCTTCATTCATCACTATCTCATGCACAAcaacaaaaagtatttaagcCTGTTCCACTTGAAAAGCGTAAAGTAAGTTagatgtaaataaataacattataatcatatgCTGATTCGGTTCATGTCTAtgtgatatttattttcatatacagtGAAAACTGTCAAAAGCGGAATCGGATGGAACTAACCAAAAATTCCGACTTAGtagtttttcgttttatttaataaaatggaaaaattgaatttgactcTAAAATTTATATCAAGTGATACTCGTATCTAATTTGTAGCCAGCTAGagcatttaatttttgtagaactagaatatttattatagctcTGTTTTATTCAGCGAGATAGTTTTCactgtaatcatattatattagtaaacattttttttgacttaaaatatgtaggtatttacaccaatatattttttttttaagtgaaaatatttgtaaagaCTTATTAATAGTTCAGTTTTAAAAAGTGTAGATACAGGGTCACAGAGATAAGTTTTGTCGGTTTCTGTTTCAGTTAAGCTTagttataatcatattaaacacgcatcaataataatcattaaacctattttatactttattttatttttgtttttctatttttgagTACTTgaatttaattagattttgaataatacatattaatgacTAGGTTATGTGTTCCAggttattttatcaacaaatattGCTGAAACATCAATTACTATAGATGATGTTGTGTTTGTTATTGATTATGGAAAATCTAAGATAGTTAGGTGTACTAATAATGTAACTATATTTGATACAGTTTGGGCATCCAAAGTAAATGTGGTACAAAGAAGAGGACGTGCTGGTCGTGTTCAAGAGGGTTActgttatagtttatatacaaaGGTAACAAAggctttatttataaataagtattataatccCAAAGgcttaaatttcaaataattagttaatatcaAATGGAAATTGAGAAGTAGTATAATTTTGTATGGGgcattatgtaaaattatttatttattttttaggaacgatttaaaaaaatggatgATAACATATTGCCAGAACTAAACCATTGTTCTTTGAATAAAATTGGGTTaactatcaaattattaaatttgggtgatatttatacatttttgaaaaaagctATTGATCCACCGCCTGCTAAAtctgtatataatgttattgataCGCTTAAAGGTAAATATGCAAATTACTTAATAAGAATagaaacttttataaaaaaatatgttattttgattctttgcttcactcaacattttaacttatagtTATAGTAACTTATAGAAcaatcaacataaaaatatcaaattgttactattattataatgtaatagaaACTAGGTAGTCTTATGCATTTTAgttgaataatagttttattaatttattagttatacctagttaagtttattttatgtttaattaaattaatttgtattgtgaACTTGgactttcaattttaaacattggataattatatattcaaaaaatcatTTCATTATAGCTTTTTTGcacattaacaattaacataaacatgttaaacattttgtaataacttaaaaaaaagaagaaatataaatacgactcctgtcaataaatatatttaattc
It contains:
- the LOC100160936 gene encoding ATP-dependent RNA helicase A is translated as MMDLQSAMAKLSTGSTKTAHSPTVDKPYDVFMKWCLKNNLKPQYKITDINEDQNVKFEIRVPTYNYIGVGNAKTEEIARQKALKDILLYLADKNEILAIPKKEKKKKNEDSKIDSTKNKKQNSLEPVVCGNWTIDTAYMRLQQYIQSNDKANLKSNIVTIGKSFVVSMSIFIEQLNKTISTCETGKSKKIVMQKCKLTLVNNLCRLGLIEPYSSDRVKKDKLNCIHNLLNDVNVNKKLMKDLYGLLKDLKIKPMIDENYAGILNNTTLLLDKVVEPFVPLYQFNASKVVPWGPPQSNWNPWLAVKIYNPKSLFDISCKIKREFDEKKQYSLTFQKRIKDRSSLPIFKKKDAILNLIRDNSVIIVHGGTGCGKTTQVCQFILEEFIDANKGANCNIICTQPRKVSAISIANRVSFERAEAIGKSVGYTVRFDSMVPQSFGAILFCTVEILIRKLKTGLFGVTHVIVDEIHERRAGCELLLIILKDMVQKYLDLKVILMSANANLNIFSKYFNNCPIIDVEGNCYPVKDFFLEDIVQMLDYKPSLEEIKITKKKNIQTTINCNLSVSNEYPPKVKVAVAKISEESQHLKIIELLLIHIENNLKIKGAVLIFLPGWAWISELNNHLQQNETIAQNCSILLLHSSLSHAQQQKVFKPVPLEKRKVILSTNIAETSITIDDVVFVIDYGKSKIVRCTNNVTIFDTVWASKVNVVQRRGRAGRVQEGYCYSLYTKERFKKMDDNILPELNHCSLNKIGLTIKLLNLGDIYTFLKKAIDPPPAKSVYNVIDTLKEMKCLDGNGNLTNLGFILAELPVEPQLGRMMILGNILMLGESLSIIAAGSSTNYDLFVGEYGENTAKHYYSGNRCSDQLAFLNAFMQWDSTYSYYSDATDAFGDNNVSTSVLKATHNIKEQIINRFQKFGFPKCCFETENFDFGKTGISDEPKLDMVSGLLVMAFYPNIYVHKEKRKVNLKSKDFAVVGKSSVNSPLEGSGTQFQLPFFVFEQQISVLCMNSTMVSPIHILLFGAQKVDYTDGLVVLDDWIYLNMDVKVAAAIVALRPAIEDLILRAVEDPELIKNPSITDSKLIKMLRDLCNFNAGRDNLLPITFDTSEDKNMKNKTK